AGCGGCTGGCCGAGGTGGAAGGGGTGCCACCTCTGGTCCTCGTCCACGCGCATGATGCCGTAGCCGAGGTCGTTGTCCTTGCCGATCACGTTCGTGTACGTGTGGTGCAGCTCGTTGTGCGAGTGCTTCCACTGATCGGACGGCGAGACGTGATCCCACTCCCAGGTGGTGGAGTGGATCTTCGGGTCCCGCATCCAGTCCCACTGGCCGTGCAGGACGTTGTGGCCGATCTCCATGTTGTCCATGATCTTCGCCACGGACAGTCCGGCGGTGCCGAGCAGCCACGCGGGCGGGAAGAGCGAGAACAGCAAGACGCCTCTGCTGACCAGCTCCAGCTTGCGCTGCGCCGAGATGACCTTACGGATGTAGGCGGCGTCCTTCTCGCCGCGGTCGGCGATCACCTCGTCGCGGATCGCGTCCAGCTCGCGGCCGAGCTCCTCGATCTGTTCCGCGGTCAGGTGGGCGGTGGGGTCGATGGCGGTCAAGGTGCTCCTACCGTTCGATGTCACAGGGGCCCGCCGCGGCGGACACGCAGGTCTGGATGAGGACGCCCGGCTCGGCCTCGGTGATCTCGCCGGTGCGCAGGTCGCGGACGGCGCCCGCCTTGAGCGGCGTGACGCAGCCGAAGCAGATGCCCATGCGGCACCCGGAGGGCATGAGCACGCCTGCCTCCTCGCCGATGTCGAGCAACGGCGTGGCGCCGTCCGCGTCGATGGTCTTGCCGGTGGTGCTGAACGTGACCTCGCCGCCGTCGCCGGCGACGACGATGCCGGGGCGGAAGCGTTCGGTGTGCAGGCGTTCATGGACGCCGTGCTCGGTCCAGTGCTCTTCGGCGGCGTCGAGCAGGCCTGTGGGCCCGCAGGCCCAGGTCTCGCGCTCGGCCCAGTCGGGCACGAGTTCGTCGAGACGGGCGATGTCGAGCTTGCCGTCCGTGTCGGTGTGCACCTCGGTGAGCCGGAGCTTCCCGTCCGCGACCAGGCCGTGCAGTTCCGCGCGGAAGATCACATCGCGCGGCTGTGGCGCGCAGTGGACCATGACGACGTCGTCGAACTCGATGTCGCGCAGCATGCCCATCACGGGCGTGATGCCGCTGCCGGCCGTGAGGAAGAGCACCTTGCTGGGCTTGGCCTGCGGCAGCACGAAGTCACCGGTCGGCTGGTCGAGCTGGATCAGCGTGCCCGGTTTCGCCCTGCGGACCAGGTGCGTGCTGACCTTGCCGTCCGGGATCGCCTTCACGGTGATCGTGATACGGCCGTCCCGGCGGTCTGTCGGCGAAGTGATGGAGTAGGCACGCCACAGGCGCACTCCGTCCACGTCGACCCCGACCCTCACGTACTGACCGGGCGTGTGGCCGCGCCAACCCCGCCCCGGCCTGATCACGACAGTCGCGGCGTCACCCGTCTCGGAGTGCACGGCCTCGATGCGCCCACACAGGTCAGCGCCCGCACGCAGCGGGCTGACCAGGTCGAGGTAGTCCGACGGCAGCAGCGGCGTCGTGACCATCTCCAGCAGTTTCCACGCCCTACTGCGGAGGGCTGCACTCGTCATGACCCCAGCTTGCTGCGCCCCACGGCGTAAAGTCCTGACCGGAAGACGTGAATCTGGTCGGCAGAATTGTTCGCAGGGAACAAAAAATGAGCTATGCAATCCGGAGAGCCAGCGAGCTCGCCTTGGACGAAACGACGGTCACCGCCCTTCGGGCCGCACTGAGGACCACCGCCGACGAAGTCGTCCAGGCGATCATCGACGAGGTCCCTCCCTACGCCAATGCCCTCTCCGGTCGCATGGGCGCCACCATCCGCAGAGCCGTCCGCACCGCGCTGGGGCACTACCTCGACCTCGCGAGCGGGGCCGCCACAGGCGGCGACGCCGGTGACGCCGCCTACGAGCTGGGCCGCGGCGAGGTGCGCGACGGCCGTTCGATGGACGCTCTGCTCAGCGCCTACCGGGTCGGCGCCCGCGTCGCCTGGCGCTGCCTGGCAGCGGGTGCCGTACCCGCAGGTCTGCCCGCCGCCGAGGTCGCCAAGTTCGCGGAGCTGACCTTCGCCTACATCGACGAGCTCTCCGCCGCGAGCGCCGCGGGCCACGCCGACGAACTGGCCGCCCGGGGCAGAGCCCACGAGCGCCACCTGGAGCACCTGGCCCGCGACCTCCTCGCCGGCGCGAGCCCGGACGTGCTGCTGGCCTCCGGTCAACGGGCCAGGTGGCAGCCCCCCGTTTCGCTGACCGCCGTCCTGCTGCCCGCCGCCCAGGCACGACCTGCCTACCGGACACTCGACCCGAGCACCCTCGTCCTCGACGATCTGCCCGATGCCACCGGTGTGCTCCTCGTTCCCGATGCCGACCGGTCACGCCTCCTGCGGCTGCTGACCGACCGCGCCGCCGTGGTCGGCCCGGCCCGTCCATGGACGCGTGCGTCCGCCTCGTACGCACGTGCCGTACGTGCGCGCTCCCTCTCCTCCGATATTCGCGACACCGAGGACCACCTGCCCGAACTGGTGCTCAGCGCCGACGTGGACGCGTTCGCAGACCTGCGCGCCCGCGCCCTCGCCCCCTTGCAGACCCTGCCCGCCGCAACCGCACGACGGCTGGAGGAGACGTTGCGGGCGTGGCTGCTGCACCAGGGGCGGCGGGACGAGGTCGCGGCGGCGTTGTTCGTCCATCCCCAGACGGTCCGCTACCGGATGTCGCAGCTGCGGGAGCTGTTTCCCGATCTCGCGTCACCACAGCGGGTCCTTGAGCTGACGCTGGCAGTCGGTCTCCGGGGCGGCTGACGCGTCACCCGTATACCGCCGCGTCCGCGAGCGGCCGGGAATCGGCCCTCGCTCCCGGCGCCACGCCGCCAAGACCGTGAGAACGGTCTTCATGTCGTCGTGG
The nucleotide sequence above comes from Streptomyces sp. NBC_01116. Encoded proteins:
- a CDS encoding PucR family transcriptional regulator, producing the protein MSYAIRRASELALDETTVTALRAALRTTADEVVQAIIDEVPPYANALSGRMGATIRRAVRTALGHYLDLASGAATGGDAGDAAYELGRGEVRDGRSMDALLSAYRVGARVAWRCLAAGAVPAGLPAAEVAKFAELTFAYIDELSAASAAGHADELAARGRAHERHLEHLARDLLAGASPDVLLASGQRARWQPPVSLTAVLLPAAQARPAYRTLDPSTLVLDDLPDATGVLLVPDADRSRLLRLLTDRAAVVGPARPWTRASASYARAVRARSLSSDIRDTEDHLPELVLSADVDAFADLRARALAPLQTLPAATARRLEETLRAWLLHQGRRDEVAAALFVHPQTVRYRMSQLRELFPDLASPQRVLELTLAVGLRGG
- a CDS encoding ferredoxin reductase, yielding MVTTPLLPSDYLDLVSPLRAGADLCGRIEAVHSETGDAATVVIRPGRGWRGHTPGQYVRVGVDVDGVRLWRAYSITSPTDRRDGRITITVKAIPDGKVSTHLVRRAKPGTLIQLDQPTGDFVLPQAKPSKVLFLTAGSGITPVMGMLRDIEFDDVVMVHCAPQPRDVIFRAELHGLVADGKLRLTEVHTDTDGKLDIARLDELVPDWAERETWACGPTGLLDAAEEHWTEHGVHERLHTERFRPGIVVAGDGGEVTFSTTGKTIDADGATPLLDIGEEAGVLMPSGCRMGICFGCVTPLKAGAVRDLRTGEITEAEPGVLIQTCVSAAAGPCDIER